DNA sequence from the Gemmatimonadota bacterium genome:
GGCGGCGGCGGCGAAACGACGGACCCGATCGTCGCGCTGATCGAAGCGGTGGAGGCCATGCAGGCCGAAGGCGCGCTATCGGCCGGCCGGGCAAACGCCCTCCTGGTCTCACTCGAGCACGCGTTGGCGCGGCGTGACGGGGGCCGAGAGGACAAGGCCCTGCTGCAGCTCAAGGCGTTCTCGCTCAAGCTGCAGGCCATGGTCCTGGGCGGCGACATCTCGGAGGCAGACGCCTCCACGCTGTTCGGATTCTACGTCAGCGCGGTGAGTTCTCTGGGCTGACACGAAGACGGCCCCCTCGGATCGACGTCCGAGGGGGCCGAGCCCGCTCCCGTGCCGGGCTCCCCCCGGACCTTCAGGCGGCCGCCACAAGGTGGCGCAGCCGACCTTTCTCAGCTTCCGAAAGCAACGGCGAGGCCGTGATCAGGCGCACCCTGTCCACGAGGTCCTCCACGTCCGCGCGGCGTCCCCTCGCCACCGCCACGTGCGCGGCCTCCACGAACGACGTCGCGGCCTCCGACAGGTCCCCCCGCGCGAGCGCCAGCTCGCCCGCGTCCTCCAGCGCCGACTGCGCCCTGGAGTAGCTCTTCACCTGGCTGAACACGTGTCCCGCGAAACGCAGCGTGCGGGACGCCTCCTCGCTGGCCTGGTCCATTTCCTTCGCGGCCTTCTTGAGCAACACGGCTGCGTCGTACCAGCGATCCTTCTGATCGAGGTATTCCATGGCCTGCGCGTAATACTTGGCGGCCCGCTCCGGATCGGGCTGGGTCTCCGCCGAAAGCGCCTGCCCCGAGAGCAGCGCGACTACCATCATCCAACCGACTCGCTTGATCATTTCGGTCCCTCACATCTCTTGGTTGCCACCCGCCGACCCTACGACCCCTGCCGATGCAGCCGCGGACGGAACGCCCTTACCCATTCTGACGTGGCCCGCGCCCCTACAGTTTCCCCGGAATCCGGGCCTTTCGGTTAGAGATGTGTCAGGGAGTCGACAGGCCCATCTTCGGATCGCGAAGCAAGTTGGTGGCGCGAAATGGTGGGTCCGCCTACCATCGGTGGGCTTTTCGGCGAGTTGCCGAGGGACCTCCGACAGCGTGGAGAGCTTCGTGGCTTCAAACGGTACGCCCACCGCGTCCTTTTCGTCCCGCTGGGGGATGCTCCTCGCCATGCTCGGCATGGCCGTGGGGACCGGCAACATCTGGCGCTTTCCGCGCATCGCCGCCTCCAACGGAGGGGGCGCCTTCCTGGTGGCCTGGGTCACGTTCCTGCTGCTCTGGTCGGTGCCCCTGATCATGGTGGAGTTCGCCATGGGGAAGGGCACGCGGGCCGGTCCGGTGGGCGCGTTCGTGCGCTTGCTGGGCCCGAAGTTCGCTTGGATGGGCGCGTGGGTCGCGTTCACCGCGACGGCCATCATGTTCTACTACGCCGTCGTCATGGGCTGGACGATCAGGTACTTCTGGGCCTCCCTCACCGGGGAGTTGAGCGGGGCGGCCCCGGGAGCGCTGTGGGATTCCTTCGCGTATACGCCCAGCGTCCTGGTCGTGCACGCGCTCGCGCTCGCGCTCGCGGCGGGGGTCGTCTGGAGGGGCGTGAAGGGCATCGAGTCCGCTGCCAAGATCCTGATCCCAACGCTTTTCGTGCTGGTGGTGGTGCTCGCCGTCAAGGCGCTCACGCTGCCCGGGGCCTCCAGGGGGCTGGATTTCCTGTTCGGCTTCGAGTGGTCGGAGCTGGCCGACGCCAACATCTGGCTACAGGCACTCACGCAGAACGCTTGGGACACGGGCGCCGGGTGGGGCCTGGTGCTCACGTACGCCATCTACATGAAGGCCAGGGAGGACACGGTCCTCAACTCGGCCCTGCTGGCGTTCGGCAACAACTCGGTGTCGCTGCTGGCCGGCATCATGGTGCTGTGCACGGTCTTCTCGATCATGCCCGACGCGGCCACCGAGATCGTGGGGGCGTCCAACGAGGGCCTGACGTTCATCTGGGTGCCGCAGCTCTTCCAGCAGATGCCCGGCGGCCGCTTCTTCATGACGCTCTTCTTCCTGGCGCTCATGTTCGCGGCGTGGACCAGCCTGATCGCCATGATCGAGCTGGCCACGCGGACGCTGGTCGACACTGGCGTGAGGCGGGGGCGGGCGCTGACGCTCGTGGTCGTGTTCGGCTTTGCGCTGGGGGTGCCGTCGGCGCTCAACGAGGAATTTTTCCTCAATCAGGACTTCGTGTGGGGCGTCGGCCTGATGGTGAGCGGCCTCTTCTTCGCTTACGCGGTGATCCGACACGGCGCGCGGCGCTTCCGCGAGACGCTGGTCAACACGGCCGACTCGGACGTGCACGTCGGGGTGTGGTGGGAGCGCGCTATGTACTTCGTGATCGTTCAGGCGCTGGTCCTGATCGGCTGGTGGTTCTGGCAGGTCCGGGGCGAGCCGCAGATCTCGCCCTTCGGCGCGGGCCTCATGGCGCTCGAGTGGGCCGCCGCGATAGCGGTGTTCCTGGCCGCCAACAAATGGCTCGCGCGGGCGGGCGGCGCTCGGCCGCCGGTGGGCGATCCGCCGCCGGCGTCGATTCCCTAGGGGACTGTACCAGGCGCGTAACGGCGCGCCCAACGGTCGGGCGCGCGGGGGTGTCTGTCAGGGACGGACGCGGTCGCCGCGGACGCCCCGGGCCGGCGCGGATCGACAGCCGCAACATTTCCCGGCGTGGCCGGTAGAAGCTGGCCGTCGTGCGCACGGCCCGGCCGCCGGTCCGGCGCGGATTGGAAGCACACCAGGATCATGCACCCCAAGCGCCTTCGTTACGCCTTGCTCGGCGCCGTCTCGGCGGGCCTTACGGCCTGTGCCGGCGCGCCCGTTACTCCGTCGGCTCCTGCCCCCGCCGACCGGATCGGCTACACCGTCTACGTGGCCAGCGAGTCATCGGATCTGGTCACCGCCGTCGAGTTCGACGCGGCCACGGGCGCCCGCGTGGCGCGCGATATCCCCGTGGGCATCATGCCCGGGGACATAGACGGAGCGCACGGGCTCCAGGCGTCGCTCGACGGGCGCTTCTGGTACCTCAGCATCGCCCACGGACAGCCCTTCGGCACGGTCTGGAAGTTCGACGCCGACGCCGACACTCTGGTCGGTCGCACCGAAGTGGGCATGTTCCCGGCCACCATGGGCATCACCCCAGACGGCGAATACCTGTTCGTGGTCAACTTCAACCTGCACGGGGATCCGGATCCTTCGACCGTCTCCGTCGTGCATACCCCCACCATGACCGAGCTCGCGCGCCCGGTGGCGTGCGTGCGGCCGCACGGCAGCCGCGTGAACGCGGCGGGGACCAAGAACTACGTCGCCTGCGTGGGGAGCGACCAGATAGCCGAGATAGACACCCGCACGTTCGACGTCACGGGCCGCTTCAGCGTGGCGCCCGGGCGGGAGGGAGTGGCCGCCGGGGAGGGAATCGAGGAGGCGCGCGGGAGCGACTGCGGGCCCACCTGGGTCACCCCGGGCGTCGCGTCCAGGGAGGGCCTGGTGTACGTCCCCTGCAACAAGCTCGGCCAGATCCTGGAGATCGACGTGCGCGAGTGGCGCGTGGTGAGGCGATTCCCCACCGGAGCCGGTCCTTACAACCTGGAGATCACCCCGGACGGGAGCACCCTCGTCGCGTCGCTGAAGGGGGCCCAGGCGGTCGCGATCTTCGACCTGGAGGCCGGCGCGGAGGCGGCGCGGCTGGGTACGAGTCAGCCGCTCACGCACGGCGTCGCGATCAGCCCGGACGGACGCTTCGCGTTCGTATCGAGCGAGGCGATCGGGGCCACGCCGGGCACCCTGGACGTGTTCGACCTGCCGGCGCGCGCGCGCGTGGCGAGCGTCGAGCTCGGGCTACAGGCGGGCGGCATCGTCCTGGTCAGGGAGCGCTAGGGCGTGCCGGCCCGCCCACAGCGTCGAAGGCCGGTCCGCGCGGCTGCGGCGATCGCTTCTCTGGCCGCGACCGCGTGCGCCTCGGGTCAGGTGCAGCCCCGGGCGGCCCCGCCGTCCGCGGACGCCGCGCCCTTCCGGGCGCGCATCGACCCGTTCCCGGTGCTCGACGCCGACGGGGCCGCCTACGCGTTTCCGTTCCTGGGCGGATTCAACGTGCCCCGGCCGCAGTTGGTGGACCTGGATGGCGACTCCGACATGGACCTGGTGGTCCAGGAGCGCACGGACAGGCTGCTCTATTTCGAGCGCGTCGACGGCGGCTATCGCTGGGCGCCGGGGCTGATGCCGCCCCTGCGGGTGGGCGAGTGGTACAGGTTCGTGGACGTGGACGGCGACGGGGATCCGGACCTGCTTTCCGAGGAGCCGTTCAGCTACGTACGTCTGTACCGCAACGACGGCGCGGGCGGCTTCCCGCTCGTGGCCGACACGATCCGCGACGCGCGCGGCGGGGCCATCTTCTCCGACCGACAGAACATCCCGAACGCCGCCGACATCGACTGTGACGGGCGGCTCGATCTGCTGATCGGACGCATGACGGGCACCATCACCCGCTACGAAGCGACCGGCGCGATCGGGCAGACGGTGGCTCCGTTCCGCCACGTGGAAGATCGCTTCCAGGGCATCGAGATCGTAGCGGAGTTCGGCAACCCTCTGTACACGCCTCCCGCGGATACCGCGCCCGTCACCGGCCCGAGCATGCACGGCGCCAACACGATGGCGCTGGCGGACGCCGACGGGGACGGCGACGTGGATCTGTTCTGGGGTGATTTCTTCGAGCCCGGACTCCTGCTGATAGAGAACACGGGCTCCTGCGAGCGCCCCGACATGACCGGCGAACCCGTCGCGTTTCCGGCGGGCGATCCGGTCCTCACGAGCGGCTACAACGCGCCCACGTTCGGAGACGCGGACGGCGACGGCGACCTCGATCTGGTGATGGGGGTGCTGGGTGGGGCGTACGACGCCAATCGGACCGGGGCGGACAATCTCTACTTCTTCGAGCAGGTCGATGGGGACTTCGCTCTGCGCTCCACGCGCTACATCTCGCAGGTCGACATAGGCACGGAGAGCCTGCCCCGGGTGGTCGACTGGGACGGCGACGGTGACCTGGATCTGCTGCTCGCCAACAAGATCGATCCAACGGATCTGCATACCTCGCGCGTCTACCTCTACGAGAACGTCGGGACGCCCCTCGCGCCGGCCTTCAGGCTGCGCGGCCCGGTCGGGGTAGACGGCGCTTTTCACAACGCTCCGGCGCTGGGAGATCTGGACGCGGACGGGGACCTGGACGCGGTGCTCGGAACCTGGCGCCCGGACGTCGAGCTGTTGATGAACGGAGGCACGCGCGCCGAGCCGCGCTACGACATGAGCGACGCCCCTTTGCTGACGCTGACGCGCGGCGCCAACGGAGTGCCCGCGTTGGGGGATCTGGATGCGGACGGGGACCTCGATCTGATCATCGGCGAGGCCTCGGGCACGCTGAACTACTATCGCAACGATGGCGATCCGGCGGGCGCGCGATTCGCGCTTGTCAGCGACGAGTACCTGGGCGTGGATGTCGGACGACGAGCCGCTCCCGCATTGGTGGACGTGGACGGAGACGGCGACTTGGATCTGGTGGTCGGTACCGAGTCGGACGGCCTGGTGCTGTTTCTCAACGAGGGCACCCGGGAAGTACCGGACTTTCGCGAGACGGCGTCGTCGTTGCCCACGGATCTGGCCCCCTACGCCGCGCCGGCGTTCGGGGACGTGGACGGGGACGGTGACTTGGATCTCTTCGTAGGCGGTGTCGGGGGTGGGGTCGTGTTTTTCGAGAACGTGGGCGCCGATGTCGCGGCGCCGTAAGTAGAATTCCACACAGAGGGAACGGAATGCGCAAAGCAGGCATCGCGATGTCGCTGGCGTTCGTCGTCGCCGGATTCGGCGCCGAGGCGGACGCGCAGCAGTTCGGGGCCGCTGCGGTCACGGACGGAAGGATCGTCGCAGTTGCGGAGCCGGTCGTGCAAGATGAACCGGCCACGATCTACGTCTTCACGAGCGACGGATCCGCGTGGTCGCGGGTCGCGACGATCATGGCGCCCGAGCACGAGGGGGGCGACTTCTTCGGCCGCTTCATGGCGCTGACCGAGGACGAGTTCATCGTCGGCGGCACCACCATCGACGACAGCCACGGCGGCGTCTGGGTCTACCAACGGAACCCCCAGGCCGGGCCGAGCTTCAAGACCTTCCTGCGGCCCGAAGCGGTCGAGGTGGGCTCATCGTTCGGGCGCTACGGGCTGGTCGCGGACGGACTTCTGTTCGTTTCGGCGCTGGGCCACAACGAGCGCCGCGGCGCGGTGCACGTCTTCCACAAGGCGGACGGCGAGTGGGTGCACGAGGCCGTGCTCTCGCCGGCGGAGGCCGACGCGAGCGAGTTCTTCGGCTGGGGCCTGGCTTACGCGGACGGGCGACTGCTTTCGGGCGCGCTACAGGCGAGCCAGGAGCTCCAGACCCGCGGCGCGGCCTACATCTATCGCCGCTCGGACGACGGCACCTGGGAGCAGGAGGCCAGGCTGAGCCTGGCGGAGGATGACGCCGCCCCGGGCGACACGTACGGCGGCGCGGTGGCCTGGATGGACGGCTTGGCGCTCATTGGCGCGCCGGGACGAGACGGCGGCAAGGGAGAGGTCTACACCTACTCGCGCGACGCCATGTCGGGAGCGTGGCAGGCGGGGCCCTCGCTGGCCGCATTCGACCGGTGGCCGGGAGCCCGCTTCGGGTCGGCGCTGCTGCCGCGCGGTGACGAGCTGTGGGTCGGCGCGCCGGGCGCGGCCGGCTCCGGTCGCATCTACCGCTACCCTTACGACGGCGGCGAGGTCGGGATGGTGTCGAAGATCTCCTCCAACCTCGACACGGACAGCGGAGACGGCTTCGGCGGCGTGCTCGCCCAGTCTCCCGACGGCGAGCTGGTGATCGTGGGCCAGACGGCCGACGACAGCGGCCTGGGGTCGGCCATCGTCCTGACCCGCGACGGGGATGCCTGGACGGCGACCGACAAGCTGTTGGGCCCCACCGAGGCGGGCCTGCCCGCGCTGGTGGGCAACGAGATCGACTGCGCGAGCGGCACGGCCGATCAGTTCGGCTGCAACAACGTCAGCATCCGGTCCTTCCTGCCGGTGTCGGCGATCGGCGGCGGGCGCGGCGCCAACACCAACGACGTGTGGGGCTGGACCGACCCGGAGACGGGCGCCGAGATAGCCATCATTGGCCGCACCGACGGCACCGCGTTCATCGACGTCTCGGACGCCAACAACCCGGTTTATCTGGGTAGCCTGCCCAAGACCGCCGGTTCGATCTCCAACGCGTGGCGCGACGTCAAGGTCTACCGCGACCACGCCTACATCGTGGCCGACGGCGCGGGCAACCACGGCATGCAGGTGTTCGATCTGCGCCAGCTCCGGGACGTGCAGAACGCCCCGGCAGTGTTCGAGGAGACGGCGCACTACGGCGGCATCGCCTCGGCGCACAACATCGTGATCAACGAGGAGACCGGCTTCGCCTACTCGGTGGGCTCGAACGGCGGCGGCGAGACTTGCGGCGGCGCCTACCACATGATCGACATCCGCAACCCCGCCACTCCGAGCTTCGCCGGCTGCTTCGGCGACACCAACACCGGCAACGCCGGAACGGGCTACTCGCACGACGCCATGTGCATCGTGTACAACGGCCCTGACGCAGACCACGTGGGCAAGGAAGTGTGCTTCGGGTCCAACGAGAACGCGCTGTCGATCGCCGACGTCACTGACAAGGAGAATCCCTCGGCGATCTCGTCGGCGGATTACCCCAACGTGGGCTACGCACACCAGGGCTGGATCACCGGCGATCACCGCTACTTCTACATGGACGACGAGGGTGATGAGTCGGCGTCGGTGCAGGCGGGCGAGCCCATGGAGGGCACCCGCACGCTGATCTGGGATGTGTCCGACCTGGACGACCCGATCATGGTCAAGGAGCACTTCGGGGAGACGTTCACGATCGACCACAACCTGTACATCAAGGACAACCTGATGTACCAGTCGAACTACGTGAGCGGCCTGCGCATCCTCGATATCAGCGATCCGCACAACCCGGTGGAGGTGGGCTTCCTGGACACGGTCCCGTGGAGCGAGGAGGTGGAGTTCGACGGTTCGTGGAGCAACTACCCGTTCTTCGAGAGCGGCACCATCGTCGTGTCGAGCGGGGCGGAAGGCGTGTTCTTCCTCAAGTACAACCCGCAGGAGCTGGTGCCGTAGGGCGCCTGTCCTGACGCGCTGGCGGGCGCCCCCGGCACGGCCGGGATGCCCGCTGAGCGGCCCCGCCGGACACGGTCCGGCGGGGCCGTTGCGTGTGGCCCTTGACCCGCGTTGCCCGCGCACGCCGATTCGGGGTCCCATGGACTTCCGCTCCTTCGAAACACGCGCCCGCGCCCTGTGGGACGAGATCCCCGTCGAGTATCGCGAGGGAGTGGACGGCCTGACGGTGTCCCGCGAGGCGGTTCGGCACCCCGAGGGCCTGGACGCGTACACACTCGGGGAGTGCCTGACCGAGTCCTATCCGTCCGACTGGGAGGGGCCCGACACGCTGCGGTCGCGCCTGGTCCTCTACCACGGGTCCTTTCGGGCGCTGGCCGGCCGCGACCCGGACTTCAACTGGCGAGACGAGTTGTGGGAGACGCTTACGCACGAGCTGCGACACCACCTCGAGTCTCTGGCGGCCGAGGACGCGCTGGAAGAAGTGGATTACGCCACCGAGCAGGAGTTCAGGCGTTTCGAAGGTGCCGCCTTCGAGGCCTTCTACTATCGATCGGGGGAGGCCCTGGGTGGAGGCTGGTACGCGGTCGAACGAGCCCGCTACCTGGAGTTGCCGTGGCCGAAGAGCGGCCCGGTTCGCTTCGACCTGGAGGGCGCCTCCTACGAATTGCCCATTCCCGATGACGCAGCCGAGGTCGCCTACGTCGACGTCGTCTCCGGCCTTCGCGCGAGCGGCGACGTGGCGATCACCGTGGTTCTCGTGCGCGAGCCCTCGCTGCGAGACCGGCTGCGCCGGATCATGAAGCGTGCCGCGCCGCGCGTGGCCGAGTTCGAGGCCGAGGCTCGCGTGGTCGACGGGAGGACCCCCTGAATCCGTACGACTTCGTGTTCGCCCATCCGGCGATAGAGGAGGCGCGCTTCGGTGCCATCTCCGAGGAGCTGTCTCTGCGCGAGGCGGCCAGAACGGACCCGGAGCTGTTCGCGCTGCTGGCGTCGGTACACGACCTGGTCGCGGTCTTCGTGCCGGACGCGTCCCGCGGTACCCGCGCGGGATTGTTCGGGGCGCACGCGCGCCTGGTCTACCACGCGTTCCACTACTGGGCCGCGGGCAAGCCCGGTTACGCGCTGTCGGAGGCGGCGGTCCGCGGGCTGGTCGGGGCGGGCAGCATCGGCACCGCGCCGGGCCCCGCCGGGTGGGCCGGCCTGCCGAGCACGCTGCTGTGGGCCAGGCTCGAACCCTCGGCCACGCCCGAGCCCGTCAACGGCTTCTTCTGGGCGGCTCCCGCGGGCGAGCTGCAGGTGCTGCTGGTCACGGGGATGCGACCGGATCGGGGCGGGTTCGGAACGCTCGACGCGCGCGCCGAGTTCGGCGCGGATGGCTTCGCCGAGGACTTCGAGCCGCGCCCGGGAGACGGACCGGCCTTCGGCAACATCCTGCCCGGCGGGGAGCTGGACGGACTCCTGTCCGTGGTCACCCGGGGCGAGGCGCTGACGCTGGCGGCGCGGGCGCTAGCCGTGCTCGAGCCCGCTTGAGGCCAGTGGACCGTCACGCCGCCGCGCGCGTGCTCGACGAAATCGGCACGCTCCTGGAGCTTCAGGGGGAAAACCGCTTCAAGGTCCGCGCGTACACCTCCGCGGCCAAGGCGCTCGCGCGGGCCACGGAGTCGCTGCCGGACCTGATCGCCGGCGGCGCCCTGGCGAGCCTCGGCGGTATAGGACCCGCGACGAGAGCCGTCATCGAAGAGCTGGCGGAGACGGGCGCCTCGTCCTACCACGCCGAACTCCGCGAAAGGACACCGCTCGGCCTGCTCCAGGTACTGCGCGTGCCCGGGCTGGGCGCGTCCAAGGTGCGAACCCTCCACGAAGAGCTCGGGGTCGCGTCGCTCGACGACCTGGAAGGGGCGGCGGCGGCGGGCAAGCTGGCCCCGCTGAAGGGCTTCGGTCAGGGCCTGGAGGCGACCGTTCTCGAGGGGGCCGCTTTCGTGCGCGCGACCCTGGGCCGGCGCCTGCTGTCGGGCGCGGATCGGGCGGCGCGTGCCCTCGCGGCGTACGTGGAGGCGCTGCGCGGCGTCGAGGAGGTGGCCGTCGCGGGTTCGATCCGGCGCCGCGACGAGACCCACGCCGAGGCCGTGGTGGTGGCCAGCGCCCGGGACGCCGCGCCCGTGCTCGCGGCGTTCCTGGACATGCCGGGACTGGAAGACGCCGAACTCGCGGCCCCCGACGCCGCTCGCGGCCGACTCTCCGACGGCTTCCGGCTGAGGTTGGTCGCGGTCTCCGCGGAAGCCTTTCCGCTCGCCGTGCTGGCCGAGACGGGTAGCCGCGAGCACGTGGAGGCGCTCTCCGGGTGGGCCACGCTCGCCGGCCTGGAGCTGCACCCGCGGCGGCTGCTGGACTCGCAGGGGGCGGCGGCGCGTCCGGCCGCCGAGGAGGATGTCTACCGGGCGATCGGGTTCGAGTGGATCCCGCCCGAGCTGAGGGAGGGGCTGGGTGAGACGGACCGCGCCGCCGAAGGGACGCTGCCTGCTCTGCTCCGGGAGGACGATCTGCGCGGCTGCTTCCACAACCACACGACCTGGTCCGACGGCAGCGCCAGCGTCGAGGCCATGGCGCGGGCCGGCCTCGAGCGGGGTTGGCGGTATCTGGGCGTGGCCGACCATTCGCGCGCTGCCGCGTACGCGGGCGGCCTCGGCCCGGAGGATCTCGCCGCTCAGAGGCGCGAGATAGACGCCTGGAACGAGCAGCACGGCGACCGGCTATGGGTCTTTCAGGGCGTCGAGGCGGACATCCTTGCCGACGGCAGGCTCGACCTCGCCGACGAGGAGGGCGTACTGGACGGCCTGGACTACGTCGTCGCCAGCGTGCACTCGGCGTTCGCGCTGGACGAGAGGGCTCAGACGGAGCGAGTGCTGTCCGCGCTGGCGCACCCGGTGGTTACCTTCCTGGGGCACCCGACGGGCCGTCGTCTCCTCCAGCGGGAGGGCTATCGGCTGGATCTGGAGGCAGTATTGCAGTTCGCCGCCGCAGCCGGAGTGGCGATCGAGATCAACGCGAACCCTCGGCGCCTGGACCTACCGTGGCGCTGGTGGCATCGCGCGCGGGTGCTGGGCGTCGAGACCGCGATCAACCCCGACGCGCACTCGCCGGGGGAGCTGGGCAACGTCCGCTTCGGGGTGGACGTGGCTCGCAAGGGTTTGATCGACCCCGGCGCCGTCTGGAACACGTTCGCTATCGAGAAGGTGCGCGGCCGCCTCGCGCGGCGCGCCGCTGGGGGCAGATGAGTCGAGAGAGCATAGAGAAGAAGCGCGAACGGCTGGCCCGAATCCTGGCGCTGCTCCACGGGGAGTACCCGGAGGCGACGTGTTCCCTGGACCACAGGGACGCCTTCCAGTTGCTCGCTGCCACCATCCTGTCCGCGCAGTGCACCGACGAACGCGTGAACGAGGTGACACCGCTGTTGTTCGCGCGCTGGTCCACCGCGGACGAGCTCGCGGGCGCGCGGACCGAAGAGCTGGAAGACGTCATCCGGCCCACCGGTTTCTTTCGCAACAAGGCGCGCAGCCTCCAGGGCATGGCCGGCGCCATCGTCGAATCGCACGAAGGCGAGGTGCCGGCGGACATGGCCGCGCTGGTCAAACTCCCCGGCGTGGGGCGCAAGACAGCCAACGTCGTGATGGGCAACGCGTTCGGTGTCGCGTCCGGCGTCGTCGTCGACACCCACGTGAAGCGGCTCTCCACCCTGTTGGGTCTTTCGCGCGAGAAGACGCCGGAGAAGATCGAGGACGATCTGGTCGGGATCGTCCCCAGTGAGGAGTGGATCGATCTGCCCCACCTTTTCATCTACCACGGCCGGGCCGTGTGCGTCGCGCGCCGGCCGCGCTGCGAGGCGTGCGTGCTGTCCGGGCTCTGTCCCAGCTCCCGCGTATGAATCGGCCCTCTTCTCCGGCTTCTCTGGAAGGCTCGGTTTCACCGTTCCTGGCCCACGGCGCGACCCAGCCGGTGGCCTGGATGCCGTGGGGCGATGCGGCCTTCGCGAGGGCGCGCTCGGAGGACAAGCCGATCCTGCTCGACATCGGCGCGGTATGGTGCCACTGGTGTCACGTCATGGACCGCGAGAGCTACGAGGACGCGGACACCGCCGCGCTGATCAACGAACTCTACGTGCCGGTGAAGGTGGACAGGGATGATCGACCGGACGTGGACGCCCGCTATCAGCGGGCGGTGCAGGCGCTGACCGGGCAGGGCGGCTGGCCGCTCACCGCGTTCCTCACGCCGTCCGGGGAAACCTACTTCGGCGGTACCTACTTCCCACCGGCCGACGCCGAGGGACGCCCTGCGTTTCGAAGGATCCTGGAGGAAATGGCCAGGGTGTGGCGGGAGGAGCCCGAGCGGGCGGCGCGCGCGGCCCGGACCCTGGCGGAGCGGGTCGCTCCCGTGCCACCGGACGGCGCTGGTGCTGCTCCCCCACGGGAGTCGTTCTCCGCGGGTGTGGAGGCTTTCGCGGGGATCTTCGATGTTCGGTCGGGCGGCTTCGGAGGCGCACCCAAGTTTCCCAACGCCGGCGCCTTGCTGCTATTGCTCGACCGTCATCTGGACACCGGCGAAGCCTGGATGCTTCGGGTGGTGCGCGAGACCCTCGAGGGGATGGCCCGGGGCGGCATCCACGACCAGCTCGGCGGCGGCTTCCACCGCTACAGCGTCGACGCGCGCTGGTTGGTGCCCCATTTCGAGAAGATGGCCTACGACAACGGACCGCTCCTGGAGGCGTACGCTCGGGCGTTTGCCGCCACGGGCGATGAGCCCCTGAAGTCGGTGTGCGAGGGGATCCTGCGCTACTACCGCGAGACCGCTCCCGACCTTCTGGAGGCCGGCGGGTTTCCGGCTTCGCAGGACGCAGACGTCGGGGCGGCCGATGACGGCGCCTACTGGACCTGGTCGCAGAGCGAGGTGCGGGAGGCCGTCGACCGCAACGACCTGCTCCTACGTGTGGCCGTGCTGCGGTACGGCATGGATGACGAGGCCGCGGCGCTGCACAGTGACCCGTCGCGCAGGGTGCTCTGGAGGGCCCGGTCCGTCGATGAGGTGGCGGGAGCGGTCGGGCTGTCCGCCCGGGAGGCGGGGCGCATGCTGGGGCACGTGGAGCTCGCCCTGCGCACAACTCGCGCCAAGCGTCCGGCGCCGTTCGTGGATCGCACCCTGTATACGGGGTGGGTATGCCTGGTCGCGTCGGGCTTCCTCGCGGCGGCCCGCTACGCCGATGAGGCCCGCGCCGGACTGGAGGCG
Encoded proteins:
- a CDS encoding PHP domain-containing protein; the encoded protein is MDRHAAARVLDEIGTLLELQGENRFKVRAYTSAAKALARATESLPDLIAGGALASLGGIGPATRAVIEELAETGASSYHAELRERTPLGLLQVLRVPGLGASKVRTLHEELGVASLDDLEGAAAAGKLAPLKGFGQGLEATVLEGAAFVRATLGRRLLSGADRAARALAAYVEALRGVEEVAVAGSIRRRDETHAEAVVVASARDAAPVLAAFLDMPGLEDAELAAPDAARGRLSDGFRLRLVAVSAEAFPLAVLAETGSREHVEALSGWATLAGLELHPRRLLDSQGAAARPAAEEDVYRAIGFEWIPPELREGLGETDRAAEGTLPALLREDDLRGCFHNHTTWSDGSASVEAMARAGLERGWRYLGVADHSRAAAYAGGLGPEDLAAQRREIDAWNEQHGDRLWVFQGVEADILADGRLDLADEEGVLDGLDYVVASVHSAFALDERAQTERVLSALAHPVVTFLGHPTGRRLLQREGYRLDLEAVLQFAAAAGVAIEINANPRRLDLPWRWWHRARVLGVETAINPDAHSPGELGNVRFGVDVARKGLIDPGAVWNTFAIEKVRGRLARRAAGGR
- the nth gene encoding endonuclease III, with amino-acid sequence MSRESIEKKRERLARILALLHGEYPEATCSLDHRDAFQLLAATILSAQCTDERVNEVTPLLFARWSTADELAGARTEELEDVIRPTGFFRNKARSLQGMAGAIVESHEGEVPADMAALVKLPGVGRKTANVVMGNAFGVASGVVVDTHVKRLSTLLGLSREKTPEKIEDDLVGIVPSEEWIDLPHLFIYHGRAVCVARRPRCEACVLSGLCPSSRV
- a CDS encoding DUF255 domain-containing protein, whose amino-acid sequence is MNRPSSPASLEGSVSPFLAHGATQPVAWMPWGDAAFARARSEDKPILLDIGAVWCHWCHVMDRESYEDADTAALINELYVPVKVDRDDRPDVDARYQRAVQALTGQGGWPLTAFLTPSGETYFGGTYFPPADAEGRPAFRRILEEMARVWREEPERAARAARTLAERVAPVPPDGAGAAPPRESFSAGVEAFAGIFDVRSGGFGGAPKFPNAGALLLLLDRHLDTGEAWMLRVVRETLEGMARGGIHDQLGGGFHRYSVDARWLVPHFEKMAYDNGPLLEAYARAFAATGDEPLKSVCEGILRYYRETAPDLLEAGGFPASQDADVGAADDGAYWTWSQSEVREAVDRNDLLLRVAVLRYGMDDEAAALHSDPSRRVLWRARSVDEVAGAVGLSAREAGRMLGHVELALRTTRAKRPAPFVDRTLYTGWVCLVASGFLAAARYADEARAGLEALRALGRVWTDGWSEGRGVAHRATSEPGGEPVELLEDQAYLLTSLLDAFELYGRARDFERAAATAKVILERFRDPATGAFLDRPPDPTDDTLSDPVYAVTDSPTPSPAAVAALGLLRLAALTGRDESEALRDAAAAALGAFTRVASRIPTAMASWLRAADWASAPISTLVVVAEEADADLWRAALRTPRPRTVVRRLRPQDAGDAPLPEAMRAMIDGTAPRAYLCVGRTCAPPVSASQDLVELMGTYRG